Proteins from a genomic interval of Maniola hyperantus chromosome 1, iAphHyp1.2, whole genome shotgun sequence:
- the LOC117982324 gene encoding uncharacterized protein isoform X4, whose product MVAMINFLVGLIFIVISSGIDEMCCENMESFDDMTKDYKKCLKKDSEEWLVYILLYLVNTYILLRYCEDFQCILNKTGMLKDGKIDEDGATKFFNKVEKDHPKEKSMIERVRRECLDGKYDNYPPEDGCSAVKFYVCSYINTFVECDSWKEVDICIKMAENAKKCKKALEE is encoded by the exons ATGGTTGCTATGATTAACTTTTTAGTtggattaatttttattgttatatcaAGC GGTATTGACGAAATGTGCTGCGAAAACATGGAAAGCTTTGACGATATGACTAAAGACTACAAAAAATGCCTCAAAAAAGATTCCGAGGAATGGCTGGTTTATATACTTTTGTACCTAGTTAACACTTATATACTGCttagatat TGCGAGGATTTCCAATGCATCCTTAACAAAACGGGGATGTTAAAAGACGGTAAAATAGATGAGGACGGCGCTACGAAGTTCTTTAATAAAGTTGAGAAAGACCACCCGAAAGAAAAGTCCATGATAGAGAGAGTGAGGCGAGAATGCCTGGACGGGAAATACGACAACTACCCTCCGGAAGACGGCTGCTCTGCTGTCAAGTTCTATGTCTGCAGCTATATCAACACTTTTGTG GAATGCGACTCGTGGAAGGAAGTTGACATTTGCATAAAGATGGCAGAAAATGCGAAGAAGTGCAAAAAAGCCCTCGAAGAATGA
- the LOC117996900 gene encoding outer dynein arm-docking complex subunit 4 yields the protein MSNLTVTFESEDNAKAQVRSILGPTKDSEFLQSFVRVGTGEDDEELPVPKASISKRAPVEKLDSTDDENLTVIIRKVSEKPQKRRVRRKPKRERRRREEELYTDKDRAAAVVIGTRDIKQSLSMKDKAERSNNLQIPMEADAGTLLALARAEMMREGYRTALTFVDKAIDLAPDEKAAYVSRSRCYLLLGEPHKALEDAEIALKLDPKHAKALLQKAEALYYCGEFELSLVHYHRGLRARPDLSEFRLGVQKAQEAIENTIGAVKAVKKAPNKRRLSKSSRPVLGQLMSDKIYLENLLKNPDLAIADKKNVVVLKQAEEAIRFLENREEFWRQQQTATKH from the exons ATGTCGAATTTAACTGTGACTTTCGAAAGTGAGGATAATGCTAAAGCTCAAGTGCGGTCCATCCTCGGCCCGACAAAGGACTCTGAGTTCCTGCAGAGCTTCGTTCGCGTCGGAACAGGAGAAGACGATGAGGAGCTACCAGTCCCGAAAGCGTCCATCAGCAAACGAGCTCCAGTGGAAAAGCTCGACTCTACTGATGATGAAAATTTGACCGTAATAATACGAAAGGTGTCTGAAAAACCTCAAAAAAGGAGAGTTCGTCGGAAGCCAAAGCGTGAGAGACGTCGTCGGGAAGAAGAGTTATACACTGATAAAGATCGGGCTGCAGCTGTTGTGATAGGGACGAGGGACATCAAGCAGTCCCTGAGTATGAAGGATAAGGCGGAGAGGAGCAACAATCTGCAGATCCCGATGGAGGCTGATGCTGGCACGTTGCTGGCGTTGGCACGTGCTGAGATGATGCGCGAGGGATATCGCACTGCGCTGACGTTTGTCGATAAG GCAATCGATCTAGCCCCTGACGAAAAAGCAGCTTACGTGTCTCGCAGCCGATGCTACCTGCTCCTCGGCGAGCCTCACAAAGCCCTGGAAGATGCGGAGATCGCCCTGAAGCTCGACCCCAAACACGCAAAGGCACTGCTTCAGAAAGCTGAAGCACTGTACTATTGCGGCGAGTTTGAATTGAGCCTGGTTCACTATCACCGAGGACTGCGTGCGAGACCTGATCTGAGTGAATTTAGGCTTGGAGTTCAAAAAGCTCAG GAGGCCATAGAAAATACCATCGGCGCAGTAAAAGCGGTGAAGAAGGCCCCAAATAAACGTAGACTATCGAAATCGTCCCGGCCAGTTTTAGGTCAGCTGATGTCTGACAAGATCTATTTGGAGAATCTCCTCAAGAACCCAGACCTAGCAATTGCGGATAAGAAAAACGTCGTGGTTCTGAAGCAAGCGGAGGAGGCGatacgatttttggaaaatagAGAAGAATTTTGGAGGCAACAACAAACTGCTACGAAACACTAA
- the LOC117982324 gene encoding uncharacterized protein isoform X3, translating to MVAMINFLVGLIFIVISSVFAGDINDSMMSCFELFDPDGIDEMCCENMESFDDMTKDYKKCLKKDSECEDFQCILNKTGMLKDGKIDEDGATKFFNKVEKDHPKEKSMIERVRRECLDGKYDNYPPEDGCSAVKFYVCSYINTFVECDSWKEVDICIKMAENAKKCKKALEE from the exons ATGGTTGCTATGATTAACTTTTTAGTtggattaatttttattgttatatcaAGC GTATTCGCAGGAGATATAAACGACAGTATGATGTCATGTTTTGAACTCTTTGATCCTGAT GGTATTGACGAAATGTGCTGCGAAAACATGGAAAGCTTTGACGATATGACTAAAGACTACAAAAAATGCCTCAAAAAAGATTCCG AGTGCGAGGATTTCCAATGCATCCTTAACAAAACGGGGATGTTAAAAGACGGTAAAATAGATGAGGACGGCGCTACGAAGTTCTTTAATAAAGTTGAGAAAGACCACCCGAAAGAAAAGTCCATGATAGAGAGAGTGAGGCGAGAATGCCTGGACGGGAAATACGACAACTACCCTCCGGAAGACGGCTGCTCTGCTGTCAAGTTCTATGTCTGCAGCTATATCAACACTTTTGTG GAATGCGACTCGTGGAAGGAAGTTGACATTTGCATAAAGATGGCAGAAAATGCGAAGAAGTGCAAAAAAGCCCTCGAAGAATGA
- the LOC117982324 gene encoding uncharacterized protein isoform X2 encodes MVAMINFLVGLIFIVISSVFAGDINDSMMSCFELFDPDGIDEMCCENMESFDDMTKDYKKCLKKDSEEWLCEDFQCILNKTGMLKDGKIDEDGATKFFNKVEKDHPKEKSMIERVRRECLDGKYDNYPPEDGCSAVKFYVCSYINTFVECDSWKEVDICIKMAENAKKCKKALEE; translated from the exons ATGGTTGCTATGATTAACTTTTTAGTtggattaatttttattgttatatcaAGC GTATTCGCAGGAGATATAAACGACAGTATGATGTCATGTTTTGAACTCTTTGATCCTGAT GGTATTGACGAAATGTGCTGCGAAAACATGGAAAGCTTTGACGATATGACTAAAGACTACAAAAAATGCCTCAAAAAAGATTCCGAGGAATGGCTG TGCGAGGATTTCCAATGCATCCTTAACAAAACGGGGATGTTAAAAGACGGTAAAATAGATGAGGACGGCGCTACGAAGTTCTTTAATAAAGTTGAGAAAGACCACCCGAAAGAAAAGTCCATGATAGAGAGAGTGAGGCGAGAATGCCTGGACGGGAAATACGACAACTACCCTCCGGAAGACGGCTGCTCTGCTGTCAAGTTCTATGTCTGCAGCTATATCAACACTTTTGTG GAATGCGACTCGTGGAAGGAAGTTGACATTTGCATAAAGATGGCAGAAAATGCGAAGAAGTGCAAAAAAGCCCTCGAAGAATGA
- the LOC117982324 gene encoding uncharacterized protein isoform X1 — protein sequence MVAMINFLVGLIFIVISSVFAGDINDSMMSCFELFDPDGIDEMCCENMESFDDMTKDYKKCLKKDSEEWLVYILLYLVNTYILLRYCEDFQCILNKTGMLKDGKIDEDGATKFFNKVEKDHPKEKSMIERVRRECLDGKYDNYPPEDGCSAVKFYVCSYINTFVECDSWKEVDICIKMAENAKKCKKALEE from the exons ATGGTTGCTATGATTAACTTTTTAGTtggattaatttttattgttatatcaAGC GTATTCGCAGGAGATATAAACGACAGTATGATGTCATGTTTTGAACTCTTTGATCCTGAT GGTATTGACGAAATGTGCTGCGAAAACATGGAAAGCTTTGACGATATGACTAAAGACTACAAAAAATGCCTCAAAAAAGATTCCGAGGAATGGCTGGTTTATATACTTTTGTACCTAGTTAACACTTATATACTGCttagatat TGCGAGGATTTCCAATGCATCCTTAACAAAACGGGGATGTTAAAAGACGGTAAAATAGATGAGGACGGCGCTACGAAGTTCTTTAATAAAGTTGAGAAAGACCACCCGAAAGAAAAGTCCATGATAGAGAGAGTGAGGCGAGAATGCCTGGACGGGAAATACGACAACTACCCTCCGGAAGACGGCTGCTCTGCTGTCAAGTTCTATGTCTGCAGCTATATCAACACTTTTGTG GAATGCGACTCGTGGAAGGAAGTTGACATTTGCATAAAGATGGCAGAAAATGCGAAGAAGTGCAAAAAAGCCCTCGAAGAATGA